One genomic segment of Spiroplasma endosymbiont of Poecilobothrus nobilitatus includes these proteins:
- the cls gene encoding cardiolipin synthase — protein MKNWLKIILSMIFLFGMAIMGLLVVVVIFNVKFLYIFLGIVIIDLIFSFFFFFSKRRYEVKFSWIIFINFVPFISLCSYVFFGRKYHYSNKKSLLYNHLNKLEYDTYCKKNKICLIKYTAPNQKFGNVVELLMRHANKPLYQNNKIKIITNGTRVFKSLLTDLQQAQQYILLTYFIVADGELFESFLAVLEERIAAGVRVYMIYDHVGSYFKISKKSIKKLIKAGVRVHKYLPIITPFISGNANYRNHRKDVIIDGLIGYTGGINLADLYADKSWKFGIFHDTQVRIEGEAVRGLEVIFADDWFFATTKRHEIITYLEPAILAPKDYNMKGKSHLQIVNHSPSIDHSITKDLYISLINKARKRVWLSTPYFIPPDDLIQALILAARAGVDVRLTIPGLTDKIFVLDITKSYCKPLFANGVKIYEMNNTFSHNKIAIFDDDIAVIGTCNLDYRSFFSDHQTTAVIYDPEVVASFIPRWEWDYEHSILWQEWPIKYKPLIYRLLLTCLKLVAPIL, from the coding sequence ATGAAAAATTGATTAAAAATTATTTTATCAATGATTTTTTTATTTGGTATGGCGATTATGGGGTTACTTGTTGTAGTTGTTATTTTCAATGTTAAATTCTTATATATTTTTTTAGGAATTGTTATTATTGATTTAATTTTCTCATTCTTTTTCTTTTTTTCCAAACGACGTTATGAAGTTAAATTTTCTTGAATTATTTTTATTAATTTTGTGCCATTTATTAGTTTATGTTCATATGTTTTTTTTGGACGAAAATACCATTATTCAAATAAAAAATCATTATTGTACAATCATTTAAATAAATTAGAATATGATACTTATTGTAAAAAAAATAAGATATGTTTAATAAAATATACTGCTCCTAATCAAAAATTTGGGAATGTTGTTGAATTATTAATGCGGCATGCAAATAAGCCATTATACCAAAATAATAAAATTAAAATAATTACAAATGGGACCCGTGTTTTTAAATCATTGTTAACAGATTTACAACAAGCACAACAATATATTTTATTAACTTATTTTATTGTTGCTGATGGTGAACTATTTGAATCTTTTTTAGCAGTGTTAGAAGAGCGAATTGCTGCTGGTGTTCGAGTTTATATGATTTATGACCATGTTGGTAGTTACTTTAAAATTAGTAAAAAAAGTATTAAAAAATTAATTAAAGCTGGTGTTCGAGTTCATAAATATTTGCCAATTATTACACCTTTTATTAGTGGGAATGCCAATTATCGTAATCATCGTAAAGATGTTATTATTGATGGTTTAATTGGTTATACTGGTGGGATTAATTTAGCTGATTTATATGCTGATAAATCATGAAAATTTGGAATTTTTCATGATACACAAGTACGAATTGAAGGTGAAGCGGTTCGAGGTTTGGAAGTAATTTTTGCTGATGACTGATTTTTTGCAACTACTAAACGTCATGAAATAATCACATATTTAGAACCAGCTATTTTAGCACCAAAAGATTACAATATGAAGGGTAAATCACATTTACAAATTGTTAATCATAGTCCTAGCATTGATCATTCCATTACCAAAGACCTATATATTTCATTAATTAACAAAGCTCGTAAACGAGTTTGATTATCAACTCCTTATTTTATTCCACCAGATGATCTTATTCAAGCTTTAATTCTTGCAGCACGCGCTGGAGTTGATGTTCGTTTAACAATTCCGGGTTTGACTGATAAAATTTTTGTTTTAGATATAACAAAAAGTTACTGTAAACCTTTATTTGCTAATGGTGTTAAAATTTATGAAATGAATAATACTTTTAGTCATAATAAAATTGCTATTTTTGATGATGATATTGCTGTGATTGGGACTTGTAATTTAGATTACCGTAGTTTCTTTTCTGATCATCAAACAACAGCAGTAATTTATGATCCAGAAGTGGTGGCAAGTTTTATTCCTCGTTGGGAATGAGATTATGAACATTCAATTTTATGACAGGAATGACCAATTAAATATAAACCCTTAATTTATCGACTATTGTTAACATGTTTAAAATTAGTCGCACCAATTTTATAA
- a CDS encoding acetyltransferase, protein MLFNKLKNKDDKEKEHQKEKKNNLLQEKSLSSSYNLESSLFEDEDDNSKTKTGFSFKRRKTHKIIKELNRQRIKSLLFYTDTSNVLRQLEFGLQPVKNIHLAKESEYIVWTYLEKPDHLEFELDNSTRHYFWSWIAEQKVDPSQIAVIAIDIQNLFHLTKKDWEYDYVTRRVKVFEDVKPETIRWVLMKNNQYLNRIQMYVKSNNLKLKIFQGEKGNISNVLTEGRKK, encoded by the coding sequence ATGCTATTTAATAAATTAAAAAATAAAGATGACAAAGAAAAGGAACATCAGAAAGAAAAAAAGAATAACTTATTACAAGAAAAATCATTGTCATCATCATACAATTTAGAAAGTAGTTTGTTTGAAGATGAAGATGATAATAGTAAAACTAAAACTGGTTTTAGTTTTAAACGGCGTAAAACGCACAAAATTATTAAAGAATTAAATCGCCAGCGAATTAAATCATTATTGTTTTATACTGATACTAGTAATGTTTTACGGCAATTGGAATTTGGGCTACAGCCAGTTAAGAATATTCATTTAGCAAAAGAAAGTGAATATATTGTTTGAACATATTTAGAAAAACCTGATCATTTAGAGTTTGAGTTAGATAATTCAACGCGACATTATTTTTGAAGTTGAATTGCAGAGCAAAAAGTTGATCCAAGTCAAATTGCTGTGATTGCAATTGATATTCAAAATTTATTTCATTTAACAAAAAAAGATTGAGAATATGATTATGTAACCCGCCGCGTAAAAGTTTTTGAAGATGTGAAACCAGAAACAATTCGATGAGTATTAATGAAAAATAATCAGTATTTAAATCGAATTCAAATGTATGTTAAAAGTAATAATTTAAAACTTAAAATTTTTCAAGGTGAAAAAGGAAATATTTCTAATGTGTTAACAGAAGGTAGAAAGAAGTAA
- the proS gene encoding proline--tRNA ligase produces the protein MKRKLEKITLREVDFAQWYTDIVLNADLIAYGPVKGTTIFKPYGYAIWENIQKILDAKFKKNGVKNVYFPLLISKNIFNKEKEHIEGFSPEIATVTKVGDKVLDEELYIRPTSEVLFGTFFSKEIQGYHDLPLLYNQWVNVLRWEKTTRPFLRTSEFLWQEGHTIHSSKQEAQQFTLKILDIYATFAEKTLLLPVIKGQKTEREKFAGAEETYTIESLMYDGQALQCGTSHYFGQNFSKAFDIKFSNQKNTLEYAYSTSWGVSTRLIGGIIMTHSDDNGLVLPPQIAPIQIMILPINNDNDEQLSAVEQLQKKLHKYRCEIDQLDKGFGFRAANAEIKGIPLRIEIGARDLAQQQVTIARRDTFEKITVSWTEVEKVVSDLLDQIATNLYQRALNNRHQRTKEIDNYSEYKKTLTKMNGLFLVPFCGRNECEDTIKAETQTTSRCIPFDVPTKKTTCFHCGQPSTNLVYFARAY, from the coding sequence ATGAAGAGAAAGTTAGAGAAAATTACTCTACGTGAAGTTGATTTTGCGCAATGATATACTGATATTGTTTTAAATGCTGATTTAATTGCCTATGGGCCAGTCAAGGGAACAACTATTTTTAAACCTTATGGATATGCAATTTGAGAAAATATTCAAAAAATTTTAGATGCTAAATTTAAAAAAAATGGTGTAAAAAATGTTTATTTTCCTTTACTAATTTCAAAAAATATTTTTAATAAAGAAAAAGAACATATTGAAGGGTTTTCACCAGAAATTGCAACAGTAACAAAAGTTGGAGATAAAGTTTTAGATGAAGAATTATACATTCGACCAACATCAGAAGTTCTTTTTGGAACCTTTTTTAGTAAAGAAATCCAAGGTTATCATGATTTACCATTGTTATATAATCAATGAGTTAATGTTTTGCGTTGAGAAAAAACAACCCGCCCGTTTTTACGTACAAGTGAATTTTTATGACAAGAAGGGCATACAATTCATAGTTCAAAACAAGAAGCACAGCAATTTACTTTAAAAATTTTAGATATTTATGCTACTTTTGCAGAAAAAACTTTATTATTACCAGTGATTAAAGGGCAAAAAACAGAACGTGAAAAATTTGCTGGGGCAGAAGAAACTTATACGATTGAATCATTAATGTATGATGGTCAAGCTTTACAATGTGGGACTAGTCATTATTTTGGCCAAAATTTTTCTAAGGCATTTGATATTAAATTTTCAAATCAAAAAAATACTTTAGAATATGCTTACTCAACATCGTGAGGGGTTTCAACGCGTTTGATAGGGGGGATTATTATGACGCATAGTGATGATAATGGACTAGTATTACCACCACAAATTGCTCCAATTCAAATTATGATTTTACCAATTAATAATGATAATGATGAGCAATTATCTGCAGTTGAGCAACTACAAAAAAAATTACACAAATATCGTTGTGAAATTGATCAATTAGACAAAGGTTTTGGGTTTCGTGCAGCTAATGCGGAAATTAAGGGAATTCCATTGCGAATTGAAATTGGAGCTCGTGATTTAGCACAGCAACAAGTTACAATTGCTCGTCGTGATACTTTTGAAAAAATTACTGTTTCATGAACAGAAGTTGAAAAAGTAGTTTCTGATTTATTAGATCAAATTGCAACAAATTTATACCAAAGAGCTTTGAATAATCGTCACCAACGAACAAAAGAAATTGATAATTATTCAGAGTATAAAAAAACTTTAACAAAAATGAATGGTTTATTTTTAGTGCCATTTTGTGGTCGCAATGAGTGTGAAGATACAATTAAAGCTGAAACACAAACAACATCACGTTGTATTCCATTTGATGTGCCAACAAAAAAAACAACTTGTTTTCATTGCGGGCAACCATCAACTAATTTAGTTTATTTTGCTCGAGCTTACTAA
- a CDS encoding transposase, which produces MGNKTSYSEEFKKKIVMLYKNGKSVINLGQEYNLPKPTIYSWVKNYNNSGSFKAKDNRTLEENEIITLRKELKGLKMENDILKQAALIMAKK; this is translated from the coding sequence ATGGGAAATAAAACTTCATACTCTGAAGAATTTAAAAAAAAAATTGTCATGCTATATAAAAATGGTAAAAGTGTTATTAATCTAGGGCAAGAATATAATTTACCAAAACCAACTATTTATAGTTGAGTTAAAAATTATAATAATTCTGGTTCATTTAAAGCAAAAGACAATCGCACACTAGAAGAAAATGAAATAATAACTTTACGAAAAGAACTTAAAGGCTTGAAAATGGAAAATGACATTTTAAAGCAAGCCGCACTGATAATGGCCAAAAAATAA
- a CDS encoding nicotinate phosphoribosyltransferase: MGKIRAGYYSAIYFLKTANILKNEKTNDLITMQFFQREENVILAGVNECVELLKTEAFNAESLEITALTDGDLIQDNEPVLKVTGHYYQFGHLEGIIDGILARQTSIATNCYRVLQAANNKPVIYMNDRSDYYYNQENDGYSAKIGGITNFVTTAQVTKLVGNYEPMGTVPHALIQAFNGDLIAALKAYQKFYPTDKLVALVDYNNDVITDTLQVAHAFSNLYAVRVDTSQSLIDKYFLGKEDKYPSSEINGVNKHLIRALRKTLDKAGYRHIKIIVSSGFNAQKIHDFEKEGVPVDIYGVGESLAKINIGFTGDAVQLNGVDQAKVGRSNIASNRLVKK, encoded by the coding sequence ATGGGCAAAATTAGGGCAGGATATTATAGTGCAATTTATTTTTTAAAAACAGCAAATATTTTAAAAAATGAAAAAACAAATGATTTAATAACAATGCAGTTTTTTCAACGTGAAGAAAATGTTATTTTAGCAGGCGTTAATGAATGTGTTGAATTATTAAAAACAGAAGCTTTTAATGCAGAAAGTTTAGAAATCACCGCCTTAACCGATGGTGATTTAATTCAAGATAATGAACCAGTTTTAAAAGTAACTGGGCATTATTATCAGTTTGGTCATTTAGAGGGTATTATTGATGGCATTTTAGCACGACAAACAAGTATTGCAACAAATTGTTATCGTGTATTACAAGCAGCTAATAATAAGCCAGTGATATATATGAATGATCGTAGTGATTATTATTATAATCAAGAAAATGATGGTTATTCTGCAAAAATTGGTGGAATAACTAATTTTGTTACAACAGCGCAAGTAACAAAACTAGTTGGTAATTATGAGCCTATGGGCACTGTTCCACATGCTTTAATCCAAGCTTTTAATGGTGATTTAATTGCAGCTTTGAAAGCTTATCAAAAATTTTATCCAACTGATAAATTAGTGGCTTTAGTTGATTATAATAATGATGTTATTACTGATACTTTGCAAGTAGCACATGCATTTTCAAATTTATATGCAGTTCGTGTTGATACTTCTCAATCATTAATTGATAAATATTTTCTTGGAAAAGAAGATAAGTATCCAAGTAGTGAAATTAATGGTGTTAATAAACACTTAATTCGTGCTTTACGTAAAACTCTTGATAAGGCAGGATATCGACATATTAAAATTATTGTTTCATCAGGATTTAATGCTCAAAAAATCCATGATTTTGAAAAAGAAGGTGTCCCTGTTGATATTTATGGCGTTGGTGAATCGTTGGCAAAAATTAATATTGGCTTTACTGGTGATGCTGTTCAATTAAATGGTGTTGATCAAGCGAAGGTTGGGCGGAGTAATATTGCTTCGAATCGACTAGTTAAAAAATAA
- the ytpR gene encoding YtpR family tRNA-binding protein has product MGTKKIGLFYNQGFDVLMGYESTPDEVNYVINNDYVLFYNQNHQCCGFNLLNDSKHLTTPLKLGINSDNYDLLTELWTIFKQNDYYFNINQQPQFIVGKIIESKKHPNSDKLNICQVDIGLSTEQIICGADNCDIGQLVVVVRVGTIMPSGLKIVPSELLGVISNGMLCSERELGLPVTIIGKKIMLLSKQQYHMGNNFWKEYYNGQN; this is encoded by the coding sequence ATGGGAACAAAAAAAATTGGTTTATTTTATAATCAAGGCTTTGATGTTTTAATGGGATATGAATCAACACCTGATGAAGTTAATTATGTTATTAATAATGATTATGTCTTATTTTATAATCAAAATCACCAATGTTGTGGGTTTAATTTGTTAAATGATAGTAAACATTTAACAACACCTTTGAAGTTAGGAATTAATAGTGATAATTATGATTTATTAACAGAGTTATGAACTATTTTTAAACAAAATGATTATTATTTTAATATTAATCAACAACCACAATTTATTGTTGGTAAAATTATTGAGAGTAAAAAACATCCTAATTCTGATAAATTAAATATTTGTCAAGTAGACATTGGCTTATCAACTGAACAAATTATTTGTGGAGCTGATAATTGTGATATTGGCCAATTGGTTGTTGTTGTGCGTGTTGGGACAATTATGCCTTCAGGTTTAAAAATTGTTCCTAGTGAATTACTAGGAGTTATTTCAAATGGAATGCTTTGTTCTGAACGCGAATTGGGATTACCAGTTACTATTATTGGTAAAAAAATTATGTTATTATCAAAGCAACAATATCATATGGGAAATAATTTTTGAAAGGAATATTATAATGGGCAAAATTAG
- a CDS encoding IS3 family transposase (programmed frameshift) encodes MGNKTSYSEEFKKQIVMLYKNGKSVINLGQEYNLPKPTIYSWVKNYNNSGSFKAKDNRTLEENEIITLRKELKDLKMENDIFKASCTDNGQKITIINNNKTKYSVRKICKILGLSKSTYYYQTNKCINKQVNNYEQEIISAFNKSRKIYGARKIKVILNRKDIILSRRKIRLFMIKNNLVSKYTKLKYHNHKTTVNNDQINNILNRQFNNKKPNEVIVSDLTYVQVGAKWHYICLLIDLFNREIIGYSAGPNKTTELVQQAFHKITRPLNQITLFHTDRGNEFKNKIIDEILITFNIKRSLSNKGCPYDNAVAETTYKTFKNEFIKGKKFKNLTQLKYEIFDFVHWYNNIRIHGSLNYLSPVTFRKQMSI; translated from the exons ATGGGAAATAAAACTTCATACTCTGAAGAATTTAAAAAACAAATTGTCATGCTATATAAAAATGGTAAAAGTGTTATTAATCTAGGGCAAGAATATAATTTACCAAAACCAACTATTTATAGTTGAGTTAAAAATTATAATAATTCTGGTTCATTTAAAGCAAAAGACAATCGCACACTAGAAGAAAATGAAATAATAACTTTACGAAAAGAACTTAAAGACTTGAAAATGGAAAATGACATTT TTAAAGCAAGCTGCACTGATAATGGCCAAAAAATAACAATAATTAATAACAACAAAACAAAATATTCAGTAAGAAAAATATGTAAGATTTTGGGTTTATCAAAATCAACGTATTATTATCAAACTAATAAATGTATTAACAAGCAAGTTAATAATTATGAACAAGAAATTATCAGTGCCTTTAATAAAAGTCGCAAAATTTATGGAGCTCGCAAAATTAAAGTTATTTTAAACAGAAAAGATATCATCTTATCGCGGCGAAAAATCAGATTATTTATGATCAAAAATAATTTGGTTTCTAAATACACCAAATTAAAATATCATAATCATAAAACAACAGTCAATAATGACCAAATTAATAATATTTTAAATCGTCAATTTAACAACAAAAAACCTAATGAAGTTATTGTTAGTGATTTAACATATGTTCAAGTTGGCGCTAAATGACATTATATTTGTTTATTAATTGACTTGTTTAATCGTGAAATAATTGGTTATAGTGCTGGGCCGAATAAAACAACCGAACTGGTCCAACAAGCTTTTCATAAAATAACACGACCATTAAATCAAATAACTCTATTTCATACTGATCGTGGTAATGAGTTTAAAAATAAAATCATTGATGAAATTTTAATAACTTTTAATATTAAAAGATCATTAAGCAATAAAGGCTGCCCTTATGATAATGCTGTGGCTGAAACAACTTACAAAACTTTTAAAAATGAATTTATTAAGGGTAAAAAATTTAAAAATTTAACACAATTAAAATACGAAATTTTTGATTTTGTGCATTGATATAACAATATTCGAATTCATGGCAGTTTAAATTATTTATCTCCAGTTACTTTTAGAAAACAAATGTCTATATAA
- a CDS encoding DegV family protein, which yields MRKVALIIDSSSGIKKDDLKKYEDTYLLPLLLNFSDGSEVEDDEDVISFNEFYDILEHQVIKTSQIPMGKMLSTWNELLKKYDGIVFMGLSKGLSGQHENISMLAQGDEYKNKVFVIDTDGVSQLLVYMIDLVYQWIKERIKLTKIQSKLDLIKTKVSAFIIPKSLETLKRGGRITAAALASLLKITPILRYDGRIDKFDKTRTFKKAVETALGQIKKERQNWKNIILLHSKTDNETLKEVFNIIEDAGAKITSTYILPNVIASHTGVNTVVLVCWDE from the coding sequence ATGCGCAAAGTTGCATTAATAATCGACTCATCGTCTGGAATTAAGAAAGACGATTTAAAAAAATATGAAGATACTTATTTATTACCATTATTACTAAATTTTTCAGATGGAAGTGAAGTGGAAGATGACGAAGATGTTATTTCATTTAATGAATTTTATGACATTTTAGAACATCAAGTTATCAAAACTAGTCAAATTCCAATGGGAAAAATGTTAAGTACTTGAAACGAATTGTTAAAAAAATATGACGGCATTGTTTTTATGGGATTATCAAAGGGGCTATCTGGTCAGCATGAAAATATTTCAATGTTAGCTCAAGGCGATGAATATAAAAACAAAGTCTTTGTTATTGATACTGACGGGGTAAGTCAACTGCTAGTATATATGATTGATCTAGTATATCAATGAATTAAAGAAAGAATTAAATTAACAAAAATTCAATCAAAACTTGATTTAATTAAAACAAAAGTTAGCGCCTTTATTATCCCAAAAAGTTTGGAAACTTTAAAACGCGGGGGGCGAATTACAGCGGCAGCTTTGGCATCGCTTTTGAAGATAACCCCTATTTTGAGATATGATGGTCGCATTGATAAATTTGATAAAACTAGAACATTTAAAAAAGCTGTTGAAACAGCTTTAGGACAAATAAAAAAAGAACGGCAAAATTGAAAAAATATTATTTTATTGCATTCAAAAACAGACAATGAAACATTAAAAGAAGTTTTCAATATTATTGAAGACGCGGGTGCTAAAATTACTTCAACATACATTTTGCCAAATGTTATAGCATCTCATACAGGAGTAAATACGGTTGTGCTAGTATGTTGAGATGAATAA
- a CDS encoding DegV family protein produces MSKKIVILTDSSAGFTTAEIKQLGIHVIPLHIILNNEVDILDTEEETTKHNFFDVVQTGTTKTSQASTGELMVKYDEILKTYDEIIHYPIAEKLSSQYATAYLLSQDEKYRGKVHVVRNHTAAFALKTLIIYANELTKQKLSVEEIIAKTNELEQKTYMAMIPGSLDRLSKGGRVGKVLLSLINLFKIKILIQWGEHPEKIASSRTLNNLIETLVETWEKFKKTVKINFQLFVLKTSECASKVWDNVTQKLNELKVNYHTENLANIFVAHAGLSTIAFVAVPQIK; encoded by the coding sequence ATGAGTAAAAAAATTGTAATCTTAACTGATTCATCAGCAGGTTTCACAACAGCAGAAATTAAACAATTGGGTATTCATGTTATTCCCTTACACATTATTTTAAATAATGAAGTTGATATATTAGATACGGAAGAAGAAACAACAAAACATAATTTTTTTGATGTTGTTCAAACAGGAACAACAAAAACAAGTCAAGCATCAACTGGTGAATTAATGGTTAAATACGACGAAATTTTAAAAACATATGATGAAATTATTCATTATCCAATTGCTGAGAAACTTTCAAGCCAATATGCAACTGCTTATCTTTTAAGTCAAGATGAAAAATACCGTGGAAAAGTTCATGTTGTTCGTAATCATACAGCAGCTTTTGCCTTAAAAACATTAATAATTTATGCTAATGAATTAACAAAACAAAAGCTTAGTGTCGAAGAAATTATTGCAAAAACAAATGAACTTGAGCAAAAAACATATATGGCAATGATACCTGGTAGTTTAGATCGTTTATCAAAAGGTGGACGTGTTGGAAAAGTTTTATTATCATTAATTAACTTATTTAAAATTAAAATTTTAATTCAATGAGGAGAACATCCTGAAAAAATTGCCTCATCACGAACTTTAAATAATTTAATTGAAACTTTAGTTGAAACATGAGAAAAATTTAAAAAAACAGTTAAAATAAACTTTCAATTATTTGTTTTAAAAACAAGTGAATGTGCTAGCAAAGTTTGAGATAATGTTACACAAAAATTAAATGAATTAAAAGTTAATTACCACACTGAAAATTTGGCTAATATCTTTGTTGCACATGCAGGGTTAAGCACAATTGCTTTTGTTGCTGTCCCACAAATTAAATAG
- a CDS encoding transposase has product MAKNHYTDEFKQQIVGLYKMGQTPEQLVNDYQIGKSTVWKWAHQFSNSGSFKAKDNITPEENELIQLRKKVKQLEMENDILKQAALIIGKK; this is encoded by the coding sequence ATGGCAAAGAATCATTATACTGATGAATTTAAGCAACAAATTGTTGGTCTTTACAAAATGGGTCAAACTCCTGAACAATTAGTCAATGATTATCAAATTGGTAAATCTACTGTTTGGAAATGAGCTCACCAATTTAGCAACTCGGGCTCATTTAAAGCTAAAGACAATATAACGCCAGAAGAAAACGAATTAATTCAATTACGTAAAAAAGTTAAACAATTAGAAATGGAAAATGACATTTTAAAGCAAGCCGCACTGATAATCGGCAAAAAATAG
- a CDS encoding IS3 family transposase (programmed frameshift), which produces MGNKTSYSEEFKKKIVMLYKNGKSVINLGQEYNLPKPTIYSWVKNYNNSGSFKAKDNRTLEENEIITLRKELKGLKMENDIFKASRTDNGQKITIINNDKTKYSVRKTCKILGLSKSTYYYQTNKCINKQVNNYEQEIISAFNKSRKIYGDRKIKVILNRKDIILSRRKIRFFMIKNNLVSKYTKLKYHNHKTTVNNDQINNILNSQFNNKKPNEVIVSDLTYVQVGAKWHYICLLIDLFNREIIGYSAGSNKTAELVQQAFHKITRPLNQITLFHTDRGNEFKNKIIDEILITFNIKRSLSNKGCPYDNAVAETTYKTFKTEFIKGKKFKNLTQLKYELFDFVHWYNNIRIHGSLNYLSPVTFIKQMSI; this is translated from the exons ATGGGAAATAAAACTTCATACTCTGAAGAATTTAAAAAAAAAATTGTCATGCTATATAAAAATGGTAAAAGTGTTATTAATCTAGGGCAAGAATATAATTTACCAAAACCAACTATTTATAGTTGAGTTAAAAATTATAATAATTCTGGTTCATTTAAAGCAAAAGACAATCGCACACTAGAAGAAAATGAAATAATAACTTTACGAAAAGAACTTAAAGGCTTGAAAATGGAAAATGACATTT TTAAAGCAAGCCGCACTGATAATGGCCAAAAAATAACAATAATTAATAACGACAAAACAAAATATTCAGTAAGAAAAACATGTAAGATTTTGGGTTTATCAAAATCAACGTATTATTATCAAACTAATAAATGTATTAACAAGCAAGTTAATAATTATGAACAAGAAATTATCAGTGCCTTTAATAAAAGTCGCAAAATTTATGGGGATCGCAAAATTAAAGTTATTTTAAACAGAAAAGATATCATCTTATCGCGGCGAAAAATCAGATTCTTTATGATCAAAAATAATTTGGTTTCTAAATACACCAAATTAAAATATCATAATCATAAAACAACAGTCAATAATGACCAAATTAATAATATTTTAAATAGTCAATTTAACAACAAAAAACCTAATGAAGTTATTGTTAGTGATTTAACATATGTTCAAGTTGGCGCTAAATGACATTATATTTGTTTATTAATTGACTTGTTTAATCGCGAAATAATTGGTTATAGTGCTGGGTCGAATAAAACAGCCGAACTGGTCCAACAAGCTTTTCATAAAATAACACGACCATTAAATCAAATAACTCTATTTCATACTGATCGTGGTAATGAGTTTAAAAATAAAATCATTGATGAAATTTTAATAACTTTTAATATTAAAAGATCATTAAGCAATAAAGGCTGCCCTTATGATAATGCTGTGGCTGAAACAACTTACAAAACTTTTAAAACTGAATTTATTAAGGGTAAAAAATTTAAAAATTTAACACAATTAAAATACGAACTTTTTGATTTTGTGCATTGATATAACAATATTCGAATTCATGGCAGTTTAAATTATTTATCTCCAGTTACTTTTATAAAACAAATGTCTATATAA
- a CDS encoding transposase has translation MVDLFNREIIGYDVSLHKNAKLVESSFNKLQFSLSNIKIFHTDQGSEFNNNLIYNLLVKNGIQKSYSKPGCHYDNAVAESTYKIFKTEFIKNNKFKNVEQFKLELFDYINWHNNIRIHSKLNYLTPLQYRNYYST, from the coding sequence TTAGTTGATTTATTTAATCGAGAAATTATTGGTTATGATGTTAGTTTACATAAAAATGCCAAATTAGTTGAAAGCAGCTTTAATAAACTTCAATTTTCATTAAGCAATATTAAAATATTTCACACTGATCAAGGCAGTGAATTCAATAATAATCTTATTTATAACCTGTTAGTTAAAAATGGGATTCAAAAATCTTACAGTAAACCAGGTTGTCATTATGACAATGCTGTTGCGGAATCAACATACAAAATTTTTAAAACTGAATTTATTAAAAATAATAAATTTAAAAACGTTGAGCAGTTTAAATTAGAATTATTTGATTACATTAATTGGCACAATAATATTCGAATTCATAGCAAACTAAATTATTTAACACCATTGCAATACAGAAATTATTATTCTACATAA